A portion of the Stigmatella aurantiaca DW4/3-1 genome contains these proteins:
- a CDS encoding HEAT repeat domain-containing protein, protein MANLAIGNIEKVRALAANSRVLLVGGARATSASRLTAYDFAANKVLWSVELPSAVLALALAGERWVAAGADGTVRVGALGDGSQELELAGAHPGGCTALALGLNGQRLYSVGMDGALRAWALASGSKLQEWQASAQPLRAVAVAPNNATVACAGDDAVVRSFTLASRAQRDMPGHDGPVRALAFTPRDGRLVSAGDDGRIRIWYLAGAVEFETRGDKDSGHAGPVLALLFPPTPAAEPGQEAKDRFWTAGADGQVKVWRLDERRKPRSFDGGSKPLHALVFAPPANPRQAKTVLGHVFTGGDLRKMLRITVAPDGTPTDERLGYAHGIDALNDALDEGRPRREAAVREAAALEEPEALSFVLQVLSSDRDAAVRALAASELAAKGRTGARPKLRERLEDDFPAVRAAALEALATLEESPLAAPRAALDSRHADIRAAGLRRLAALAGSSPLVPGLIAGKLSDPDPSVGLAALDALTQASPAGSNEPLKTAFERGPAPLKTEVLLRAAWAGQLGSATLQPLVARALDDADADVRHIAFLLRVMERRALAHALEKLDPDFVRSGLDVGRRLAPLSRTPSAQPLSDKPVSNAEAQAARAQLPGMGQAGAELTEADLEPLLAAMACRTPDTAALGALALAYLGDTRALGALLQLSREPDAAIRRFAAFALQVLKDPRGRERLVWMLDDEQADVRAAAFEAVVALDAETPLSSTEAALRSSFEDVRVRGLARLVELGTPAHRAGGTETLLGNALEDESSKVRGEAFRTLWAWNEKAPEKALDRALAGRFPDLRLRAVEVLAERSQEAWALDRLKETVKDRDAGVATAAYEAWVKRVGKQQPEPYLAALGTAHASLRALAAKGAAEAPVGPLRSPLLKLIQDEAPAVHTQALETLDTLVRDENGPLLAGLLSATLPLQVRAAELLATRGAEDIIEPMRSLITDKELERRYPPQILFPLRARAASALATLGSRRLLSFYTSLLQHEQNEVKEQGARGLATASRRGDEGALLDALGHAMVAVRSWAADGLARLGDVRALPVLTGTLRHEHLPVRLGALLSFAALGASGEGGMLHGLEDSHRDVQERVFAIILARDLRASRRGEPPDLLTSALSSARAEVRYAAARALELRAEPEAFLAHLVEVLMPPRPEKAGDMKEWPAEEERTRRMVKLAEALASDVSEQRYAAAQVLNLRHKPVEYFREAQKVALLHSLDAPWKPETTPRPGPDTDKPAKRWLRRLFSTGTPNGKEAAAPSAEALASAERQHLRRLAFGAYVGLLRQVSTEGDEGHRVRRDSVDRVVKLTQEGFAGQPAAVAALLRALEDPHQLVRKAALAGLQELYPAGSDEPLALALASLSQDVARAALDTLATRGDAARPRITAALNSPLPEVRRYAFELLEKLSPKGSLEPLLAALSSEHADLRVGVIERLAGANDARVIEALGRAMASEHEDLRMRAAELLAWRKDDRTVEVLSAFLRSENAPTAARALEALTRLASPAAVAALASRLRAAPGPDERTALVKALGRTLLPEAVEVLAQQVLEDEAPSVRLACITAAMGVADRNVKPTPQGLRDLKLRDMALAVRFLRAAARSQDVAVRQAVPRELALGAGVGQDALLLSLFPDRDVTVRREAVAHYSWRVVHEGAKVEPIEEVLRAGARELMLPAAEAVASKGLPSALRPLLLYARAGEPGDRERALLALGTLGDARALAELEAVAAGGTPEAPAEPSMVVAAVEGLGRLAAKLPEGEDRKRLEEKVEAAALEAGSLEQQQAGVRGLRFIGGERVRVKLEALLTDDTTASPVRFTAATELGKLGAPEAEPPLARVLDTHDAPLRQEARKALDALFPKDRVRVEFLAVMSRHPDISQPAATYLADEAEPARLVPHLATLKDEALRQRIRRGIARRGGLPVPELAALLAHEEPRAREEAAQVIGTWTGEPRTPLSSAQASTLHGALAAAERRTATEWAAAPGTKRPPFASAWQRLLWAGARLGTAPLATGAHAILQGGEAGAPATVRQEAARTLGTLGTAEAGATPALATAKERTSAAEALRAALTDTDARVRSAAAAALARLAPERTDWALAVKPFDPVAVGPLASGLRAPEPLATSEGRRAALPALLASHQWEPLRPLATGGNPPAVKQDALAALGRMGDEGAANLLQGLAFDKGQPEALRKAAWRAHQRARRALARNRKEGTAS, encoded by the coding sequence ATGGCCAACCTCGCCATCGGCAATATCGAGAAGGTACGGGCGCTCGCGGCCAACAGCCGGGTGCTCCTCGTCGGCGGCGCGCGAGCCACCTCCGCCAGCAGGCTCACCGCCTATGACTTCGCCGCCAACAAGGTGCTGTGGAGCGTGGAGCTTCCCTCCGCCGTGCTCGCCCTGGCCCTCGCCGGCGAGCGCTGGGTGGCTGCCGGCGCGGACGGCACCGTGCGCGTGGGCGCCCTGGGCGATGGCTCGCAGGAGCTCGAGCTGGCCGGTGCGCACCCCGGCGGCTGCACCGCCCTGGCCCTCGGCCTCAACGGCCAGCGCCTCTACTCCGTGGGAATGGATGGCGCCCTGCGGGCCTGGGCCCTGGCGTCTGGCTCGAAGCTCCAGGAATGGCAGGCCTCCGCCCAGCCGCTCCGCGCCGTCGCTGTCGCTCCGAACAACGCCACCGTCGCCTGCGCGGGCGATGACGCCGTCGTCCGCTCCTTCACCCTCGCCTCCCGCGCCCAGCGCGACATGCCCGGCCATGACGGCCCCGTGCGCGCCCTCGCCTTCACCCCTCGCGATGGCCGGCTCGTCTCCGCGGGAGACGATGGCCGCATCCGCATCTGGTACCTCGCCGGCGCCGTGGAATTCGAGACGCGCGGGGACAAGGACTCCGGCCATGCCGGTCCGGTGCTCGCCCTGCTCTTCCCGCCCACCCCCGCGGCCGAGCCCGGCCAGGAGGCCAAGGACCGCTTCTGGACCGCCGGGGCCGATGGTCAGGTGAAGGTGTGGCGCCTCGACGAGCGCCGCAAACCCCGCAGCTTCGATGGCGGCAGCAAGCCGCTGCACGCGCTCGTCTTCGCGCCCCCCGCCAACCCCCGTCAGGCCAAGACGGTCCTGGGCCATGTCTTCACCGGCGGAGACCTGCGCAAGATGCTCCGCATCACCGTGGCCCCCGACGGCACCCCCACGGACGAGCGGCTCGGCTACGCCCACGGCATCGATGCCCTGAACGATGCCCTGGATGAAGGCCGTCCCCGCCGCGAGGCCGCCGTCCGCGAGGCCGCCGCGCTGGAGGAGCCCGAGGCCCTGAGCTTCGTCCTTCAGGTGCTCTCCTCGGACCGCGACGCGGCGGTGCGCGCGCTGGCCGCCTCCGAGCTGGCCGCGAAGGGCCGGACCGGCGCCCGCCCCAAGCTGCGCGAGCGGCTCGAGGACGACTTTCCCGCCGTCCGTGCCGCCGCGCTGGAGGCCCTCGCCACCCTGGAGGAGTCCCCCCTGGCCGCCCCGCGCGCCGCGCTCGACTCGCGTCACGCGGACATCCGGGCCGCCGGCCTGCGGCGGCTCGCCGCGCTCGCGGGCTCCTCGCCCCTGGTGCCCGGCCTCATCGCCGGGAAGCTCTCGGATCCGGATCCGTCCGTGGGGCTCGCCGCGCTGGACGCCCTCACCCAGGCCTCCCCCGCGGGCAGCAACGAGCCCCTGAAGACCGCCTTCGAGCGGGGCCCCGCCCCCCTCAAGACCGAGGTGCTGCTGCGCGCGGCCTGGGCCGGGCAGCTCGGCTCCGCAACGCTCCAGCCCCTGGTGGCCCGCGCCCTGGACGATGCGGACGCCGACGTGCGCCACATCGCCTTCCTGCTGCGTGTGATGGAGCGCCGCGCGCTCGCCCACGCCCTGGAGAAGCTGGATCCGGACTTCGTCCGCTCGGGGCTCGACGTGGGCCGCCGGTTGGCCCCTCTGTCCCGGACGCCCTCCGCCCAGCCTCTTTCGGACAAGCCCGTCTCCAACGCCGAAGCCCAGGCCGCCCGGGCGCAGCTTCCCGGCATGGGCCAGGCCGGGGCGGAGCTCACCGAGGCGGACCTGGAGCCGCTGCTGGCCGCCATGGCCTGCCGCACCCCGGACACCGCGGCGCTCGGGGCCCTGGCACTCGCCTACCTCGGCGACACGCGCGCCCTGGGCGCCCTGTTGCAGCTCTCCCGCGAGCCGGATGCCGCCATCCGCCGGTTCGCCGCCTTCGCGCTCCAGGTGCTGAAGGATCCGCGGGGCCGTGAGCGGCTGGTGTGGATGCTCGACGACGAGCAGGCGGATGTGCGGGCCGCCGCCTTCGAGGCCGTGGTGGCCCTGGACGCGGAGACGCCCCTGTCCAGCACGGAGGCCGCCCTGCGCTCCTCCTTCGAGGACGTGCGCGTGCGCGGCCTCGCCCGGCTGGTGGAGCTGGGCACCCCCGCGCACCGGGCCGGGGGCACCGAGACACTGCTCGGCAACGCGCTGGAGGACGAGTCCAGCAAGGTCCGGGGCGAGGCCTTCCGCACCCTCTGGGCCTGGAACGAGAAGGCCCCCGAGAAGGCGCTGGATCGCGCCCTGGCCGGCCGCTTCCCGGATCTGCGCCTGCGCGCCGTGGAGGTGCTGGCCGAGCGGAGCCAGGAGGCCTGGGCGCTCGACCGGCTCAAGGAGACCGTGAAGGACCGGGACGCGGGCGTGGCCACCGCCGCCTACGAGGCGTGGGTGAAGCGCGTGGGGAAGCAGCAGCCCGAGCCCTACCTCGCCGCGCTCGGCACGGCGCACGCCTCGCTGCGGGCCCTGGCGGCGAAGGGCGCCGCGGAGGCCCCCGTGGGCCCCCTGCGCTCGCCCCTGCTCAAGCTCATCCAGGATGAGGCCCCCGCCGTCCACACCCAGGCCCTCGAAACCCTGGACACGCTCGTCCGGGACGAGAACGGGCCGCTGCTCGCGGGCCTCCTCTCCGCCACCCTGCCCCTCCAGGTCCGCGCCGCGGAGCTGCTCGCCACGCGGGGTGCCGAGGACATCATCGAGCCCATGCGCTCCCTCATCACCGACAAGGAGTTGGAGCGCCGCTACCCACCGCAGATCCTCTTCCCGCTGCGCGCCCGCGCCGCCAGCGCCCTGGCCACGCTGGGCTCGCGCCGGCTGCTCTCCTTTTATACGTCCCTGCTCCAGCACGAGCAGAACGAGGTGAAGGAGCAGGGCGCCCGGGGCCTCGCCACCGCCAGCCGCCGGGGAGATGAAGGGGCCCTGCTGGATGCCCTCGGCCACGCGATGGTGGCGGTGCGCTCCTGGGCCGCCGATGGCCTCGCGCGCCTGGGAGACGTGCGCGCCCTGCCCGTGCTCACCGGGACGCTGCGCCATGAGCACCTGCCCGTCCGGCTGGGCGCCCTCCTCTCCTTCGCCGCGCTCGGTGCCTCGGGCGAGGGGGGCATGCTCCACGGCCTGGAGGACTCCCACCGGGATGTGCAGGAGCGCGTGTTCGCCATCATCCTCGCCCGGGACCTGCGCGCCTCGCGCCGGGGCGAGCCGCCGGACTTGCTCACCAGCGCCCTGTCCAGCGCCCGGGCCGAGGTGCGCTACGCCGCCGCGCGCGCCCTGGAGCTTCGGGCCGAACCGGAGGCCTTCCTCGCCCACCTCGTGGAGGTGCTGATGCCGCCCCGGCCCGAGAAGGCCGGCGACATGAAGGAGTGGCCCGCCGAGGAGGAGCGCACCCGCCGCATGGTGAAGCTGGCCGAGGCGCTCGCCAGCGACGTCTCCGAGCAGCGGTATGCCGCCGCCCAGGTGCTGAACCTCCGCCACAAGCCCGTCGAGTACTTCCGCGAGGCCCAGAAGGTGGCGCTCCTGCACTCCCTGGATGCCCCCTGGAAGCCGGAGACGACGCCTCGCCCCGGGCCCGACACGGACAAGCCCGCGAAGCGGTGGCTGCGCCGCCTCTTCTCCACCGGCACGCCCAATGGCAAGGAGGCCGCGGCCCCTTCCGCCGAGGCCCTCGCCTCCGCCGAACGGCAGCACCTGCGGCGGCTGGCCTTCGGTGCCTACGTGGGCCTGCTGCGCCAGGTGTCCACCGAAGGCGACGAAGGCCACCGGGTGCGGCGCGACTCCGTGGACCGCGTGGTGAAGCTCACCCAGGAGGGCTTCGCGGGGCAGCCCGCCGCCGTGGCCGCGCTCCTGCGCGCCCTCGAGGATCCGCACCAGCTCGTGCGCAAGGCGGCGCTCGCGGGCCTCCAGGAGCTGTACCCCGCGGGCTCCGATGAGCCCCTGGCGCTCGCCCTGGCCTCGCTCTCCCAGGACGTGGCCCGGGCCGCGCTGGACACCCTGGCCACGCGGGGAGACGCCGCCCGGCCGCGCATCACCGCCGCCCTGAACTCGCCGCTGCCCGAGGTGCGCCGCTACGCCTTCGAGCTGCTCGAGAAGCTCAGCCCCAAGGGCAGCTTGGAGCCCCTGCTGGCCGCCCTCTCCAGCGAGCACGCGGATCTGCGCGTGGGGGTCATCGAGCGGCTGGCGGGGGCCAACGATGCCCGCGTCATCGAGGCCCTCGGACGGGCCATGGCCAGCGAGCACGAGGACCTGCGGATGCGGGCCGCCGAGCTGCTCGCGTGGCGCAAGGATGACCGGACCGTGGAGGTGCTGAGCGCCTTCCTGCGCTCGGAGAACGCCCCCACCGCCGCGCGCGCCCTGGAGGCCCTGACGCGGCTCGCCTCCCCCGCCGCCGTGGCCGCCCTCGCCAGCAGGCTCCGCGCCGCGCCGGGCCCGGACGAGCGGACCGCCCTCGTGAAAGCCCTGGGGCGCACCCTCCTCCCGGAAGCGGTGGAGGTGCTGGCCCAGCAGGTGTTGGAGGACGAAGCCCCCAGCGTGCGGCTGGCCTGCATCACCGCCGCCATGGGGGTGGCCGACCGGAACGTGAAGCCCACCCCCCAGGGCCTCCGCGACTTGAAGCTGCGCGACATGGCGCTGGCGGTGCGCTTTCTGCGCGCCGCGGCCCGCTCTCAGGATGTGGCCGTGCGCCAGGCCGTTCCCCGCGAGCTGGCGCTCGGAGCCGGCGTGGGCCAGGACGCCCTGCTCCTGAGCCTCTTCCCGGACCGGGATGTGACGGTGCGCCGCGAGGCGGTGGCGCACTACTCCTGGCGCGTCGTGCACGAGGGCGCGAAGGTGGAGCCCATCGAAGAGGTGCTGCGCGCCGGGGCCCGGGAGCTGATGTTGCCCGCCGCCGAGGCCGTGGCCTCCAAGGGACTGCCCAGTGCGCTGCGCCCCTTGCTGCTGTATGCGCGCGCGGGCGAGCCCGGCGATCGCGAGCGGGCCCTCTTGGCGCTCGGCACGCTGGGCGATGCGCGGGCCCTGGCCGAGCTGGAGGCCGTGGCCGCGGGCGGAACCCCGGAGGCCCCCGCCGAGCCGAGCATGGTGGTCGCCGCCGTCGAAGGGCTGGGGCGGCTGGCCGCGAAGCTCCCCGAGGGCGAGGACCGCAAGCGCCTCGAGGAGAAGGTGGAAGCCGCCGCGCTGGAGGCGGGAAGCCTCGAGCAGCAACAGGCCGGTGTGCGCGGCCTGCGCTTCATCGGCGGAGAGCGGGTCCGGGTGAAGCTGGAGGCACTGCTCACCGACGACACCACCGCGTCCCCGGTGCGCTTCACCGCCGCGACCGAGCTGGGCAAGCTGGGCGCCCCCGAGGCCGAGCCCCCCCTGGCCCGGGTGCTCGACACGCATGACGCCCCGCTGCGGCAAGAGGCCCGCAAGGCGCTCGATGCCCTCTTCCCGAAGGACCGGGTGCGGGTGGAGTTCCTCGCGGTGATGAGCCGCCACCCGGACATCTCCCAGCCCGCCGCCACGTACCTGGCGGACGAGGCCGAGCCCGCGCGGCTCGTGCCCCACCTGGCCACGCTGAAGGACGAGGCGCTGCGGCAGCGCATCCGCCGGGGCATCGCCCGGCGCGGCGGGCTGCCCGTGCCGGAGCTGGCCGCGCTGCTCGCCCACGAAGAGCCCCGCGCCCGCGAAGAGGCCGCCCAGGTCATCGGCACGTGGACGGGCGAGCCCCGGACGCCCCTGTCCTCCGCCCAAGCGTCCACCCTGCACGGGGCGCTGGCCGCGGCCGAGCGGCGCACCGCCACCGAGTGGGCCGCGGCCCCCGGAACGAAGCGCCCTCCGTTCGCCAGCGCGTGGCAGCGGCTGCTCTGGGCCGGCGCGCGGCTGGGAACGGCACCGCTGGCCACCGGCGCCCACGCCATCCTTCAGGGAGGCGAGGCCGGAGCCCCCGCGACGGTGCGCCAGGAGGCCGCGCGCACCCTGGGCACCCTGGGCACGGCGGAGGCAGGGGCCACGCCCGCACTGGCCACCGCGAAGGAGCGCACCTCGGCGGCCGAAGCCCTCCGCGCCGCGCTGACGGATACCGACGCGCGGGTGCGTTCCGCCGCCGCCGCCGCCCTGGCCCGGCTGGCGCCCGAGCGCACGGACTGGGCCCTGGCGGTGAAGCCGTTTGATCCGGTGGCCGTCGGCCCCCTGGCCTCGGGGCTGCGCGCCCCGGAGCCGCTCGCGACCTCGGAAGGACGCCGGGCGGCGCTGCCCGCGTTGCTGGCCTCGCACCAGTGGGAGCCGCTGCGCCCGCTGGCCACCGGGGGCAACCCTCCCGCGGTGAAACAAGATGCCCTGGCCGCCCTCGGGCGCATGGGCGATGAGGGCGCGGCGAACCTGCTCCAGGGCCTCGCCTTCGACAAGGGCCAGCCCGAGGCGCTTCGCAAGGCGGCCTGGCGCGCCCACCAACGCGCCCGCCGGGCCCTGGCTCGCAACCGCAAGGAAGGAACTGCCTCGTGA
- a CDS encoding reverse transcriptase family protein, translating to MTAKLESHVPAAPPVSAEAPAPTRPDAAKQEARRAHHEALRLRWKAIEEAGGTDAWVRQQLVAKGVAAEEVDFESLSDKQKAAWKEKKKAEATERRAQKRLAWEAWKATHIHHLGVGVHWDEAGGPDKFDVAGREERAKANGLPEGLDSVEALAKALGISVSRLRWFSFHREVDTGTHYQTWEIPKRDGGKRTLTAPKRELKAVQRWVLANVVERLPVHGAAHGFVAGRSILTNALAHQGADVVVKVDMKDFFPSVTWPRVKGLLRKGGLPENLATLLALLSTEAPREVVRFRGETLYVAKGPRALPQGAPTSPALTNALCLRLDKRLSALSKRLGFTYTRYADDLTFSWRRAKKSRQKELPLADAPVALLLARVKGVLEAEGFTLHPDKTRVQRKGSRQRVTGLVVNEAPEGVPGARVPRDVVRRLRAAIHNREQGKPGPTGETLEQLKGLAAFLHMTDAEKGRAFLRRLEALEKRQTA from the coding sequence ATGACCGCCAAGCTGGAGTCACACGTCCCCGCCGCGCCCCCCGTCTCCGCCGAGGCGCCCGCCCCCACCCGTCCCGATGCCGCGAAGCAGGAGGCCCGCCGCGCCCACCACGAGGCGCTGCGCCTGCGGTGGAAGGCCATCGAAGAGGCGGGCGGCACGGACGCCTGGGTGCGGCAGCAGCTGGTGGCCAAGGGCGTCGCGGCGGAAGAGGTGGACTTCGAGTCGCTCAGCGACAAGCAGAAGGCGGCCTGGAAGGAGAAGAAGAAGGCCGAGGCCACCGAGCGGCGCGCGCAGAAGCGCCTGGCGTGGGAGGCCTGGAAGGCCACGCACATCCACCACCTGGGCGTGGGGGTGCACTGGGACGAGGCCGGAGGGCCGGACAAGTTCGACGTGGCCGGGCGCGAGGAGCGGGCCAAGGCCAACGGCTTGCCGGAGGGGTTGGACTCGGTCGAGGCGCTGGCCAAAGCGCTGGGCATCTCCGTGTCGCGCCTGCGCTGGTTCTCCTTCCACCGCGAGGTGGACACGGGCACGCACTACCAGACGTGGGAGATTCCGAAGCGGGACGGCGGCAAGCGGACGCTCACCGCGCCGAAGCGGGAGCTCAAGGCCGTGCAGCGCTGGGTGCTCGCGAACGTGGTGGAGCGGCTGCCGGTGCACGGGGCCGCGCACGGCTTCGTGGCGGGGCGCTCCATCCTCACCAACGCGCTGGCCCACCAGGGCGCGGACGTGGTGGTGAAGGTGGACATGAAGGACTTCTTCCCTTCCGTGACGTGGCCCCGGGTCAAGGGACTGCTGCGCAAGGGAGGACTCCCGGAGAACCTGGCGACGCTCCTGGCGCTGCTCTCCACCGAGGCCCCGCGCGAGGTGGTGCGGTTCCGGGGAGAGACGCTGTACGTGGCCAAGGGCCCTCGCGCGCTGCCCCAGGGGGCCCCCACCTCTCCGGCGCTGACGAACGCGCTGTGCCTGCGGCTGGACAAGCGGCTCTCGGCGCTGTCGAAGCGGCTGGGCTTCACGTACACGCGCTATGCGGATGACCTGACGTTCTCCTGGCGGCGGGCGAAGAAGTCCCGGCAGAAGGAACTCCCCCTGGCGGATGCGCCGGTGGCGCTGCTCCTGGCGCGGGTGAAGGGTGTGCTGGAGGCCGAGGGTTTCACGCTGCACCCGGACAAGACGCGGGTGCAGCGCAAGGGCAGCCGGCAGCGGGTGACGGGGCTCGTGGTGAACGAGGCCCCCGAGGGCGTTCCGGGTGCCCGGGTGCCCCGCGATGTGGTGCGGCGGCTGCGCGCGGCGATCCACAACCGGGAGCAGGGCAAGCCCGGCCCCACCGGGGAGACGCTGGAGCAGCTCAAGGGGCTCGCGGCCTTCCTTCACATGACGGACGCGGAGAAGGGCCGCGCCTTCCTGCGACGGCTGGAGGCCCTCGAGAAGCGCCAGACCGCCTGA
- a CDS encoding ELWxxDGT repeat protein — MSSLPRELVAGNGILFFTADDGVHGRELWKSHGFGDATGPGAFLVKDLRPGTATSNPRRLTMASGQLFFTADDGVHGRELWVSDGTPGGTRMVKDIWPGAYGSSPDQLLAFGPLVYFAANDGQKGIELWRSDGTEAGTFLVSDLYPGDDVYSPGVPGSSSPRRLTRVGDALFFVANVNDEVFIWRSLGLSSTTSVFTGPEDNFLSAFTAADSVLFFLLDNDEGEASLWCSRGTVSEQLRFFPGLYPHDLTALGGKIFFSAGGGEPEFWGQPEGEELWVSDGTSHGTVRVKDIWPGPDSSAPSAIKALNGMLYFAASDSLHGRELWSSDGTAKGTLLLKDLAPGPEDASPENLTAISGLLFFSADTQGWGREPWVSNGTDVGTVPLREIAPGEESSDPQGFVRLGWEVFFTAQNPQHGMEIWGVTVRPGARCDAPDDQ; from the coding sequence ATGAGCTCGTTGCCTCGTGAGTTGGTGGCCGGCAATGGCATCCTCTTCTTCACCGCGGACGATGGGGTGCATGGCCGCGAGCTCTGGAAGAGCCACGGCTTCGGGGATGCCACGGGCCCCGGCGCGTTCCTGGTGAAGGACTTGAGGCCCGGGACCGCCACCTCCAATCCGCGCCGGCTCACGATGGCGAGCGGCCAGCTGTTCTTCACCGCGGACGATGGGGTGCATGGCCGCGAGTTGTGGGTCTCCGATGGCACCCCCGGGGGTACCCGGATGGTGAAGGACATCTGGCCCGGTGCCTATGGCTCCTCGCCCGATCAGCTGCTCGCCTTTGGCCCGCTCGTCTATTTCGCGGCGAACGATGGGCAGAAGGGAATCGAGCTGTGGCGCAGCGATGGGACGGAGGCGGGCACCTTCCTGGTGAGTGACCTCTACCCGGGTGATGACGTCTACTCGCCGGGCGTGCCCGGCAGCTCCAGCCCGCGCCGGCTCACCCGGGTCGGCGATGCGCTCTTCTTCGTGGCCAACGTCAATGACGAGGTGTTCATCTGGCGCAGCCTGGGGCTGTCCAGCACCACGTCTGTCTTCACGGGCCCCGAGGACAACTTCCTCTCCGCGTTCACCGCGGCGGACTCGGTGCTCTTCTTCCTGCTCGACAATGACGAAGGCGAGGCCAGCCTGTGGTGCTCCAGAGGCACCGTCTCCGAGCAGCTGCGCTTCTTCCCCGGCCTCTATCCGCATGATCTCACGGCGCTCGGGGGGAAGATCTTCTTCAGCGCCGGGGGAGGCGAGCCCGAGTTCTGGGGCCAGCCCGAGGGCGAGGAGCTGTGGGTCAGCGATGGCACGTCGCATGGCACGGTCCGGGTGAAGGACATCTGGCCGGGTCCGGACAGCTCGGCGCCCAGCGCCATCAAGGCGCTGAATGGGATGCTCTACTTCGCCGCGAGTGACAGCCTCCACGGCCGGGAGCTGTGGTCCAGCGATGGCACCGCCAAGGGCACCCTGCTGCTGAAGGATTTGGCGCCGGGCCCCGAGGATGCGTCGCCGGAGAACCTGACGGCCATCTCCGGGCTGCTCTTCTTCTCGGCGGACACCCAAGGCTGGGGCCGGGAGCCCTGGGTGAGCAATGGCACGGACGTCGGAACGGTGCCCCTCCGGGAGATCGCCCCGGGCGAGGAGTCATCGGATCCGCAGGGCTTCGTCCGTCTCGGCTGGGAAGTCTTCTTCACCGCCCAGAATCCCCAGCATGGCATGGAGATCTGGGGGGTGACGGTCCGTCCCGGCGCCCGCTGCGATGCCCCGGACGACCAGTGA
- a CDS encoding SWIM zinc finger family protein — protein sequence MTSATRHPVELRYATASDVDTRPDASRVLLALEGSRGTVGVRGRVREPALFRDALAATLGILASDLRYRGRDRTAYLAYLMKQGKRATAQIWEAQKAFLDASLQTEEQKDTVLDPVLTVDPDQVSLEVFSRDESAYARLAFDSALFEGREAAHGSTFLDVPKDLMAKVDRLRTYVPLSLEAHVALPAQEARAPRNVEVPHAWLRGFLQVQSAATLPASTCTLAPIDLYNLLFALRTRKAKAAPRALRFELVPGAPPRLILEPWELVLECHASVYTGTVPAVVRTFGRQRLVALARLLPHAKSVRVRLLGPGLPVFWAVDLGEASLTMALTGWTESGWSSAAAFDVLMPRAVPEGLPERLRQRLRTEGPLPFEKLAAEAGAPKDAVRAALQLECLRGRILYDIAQETYRPRELMPAPVDEAALRYGNEREARAHRLLGDDGPGAGEVKLTKVHEVVGEGTRIHGEVVDREAVRSFFPSFTLDLEGRVREASCGCPHFRRSGLREGPCEHMMALRLVQVRHRAEQEALRQTPAGRQLIRAETRSYVRREPSGQEQVYRVSLDGKVVAVEWGPRQGESRRQKLWFDTDAEARTAYFTRLESLAAEGYIDAAASMM from the coding sequence GTGACCTCCGCCACCCGCCACCCCGTCGAGCTGCGCTACGCCACCGCGAGTGACGTGGACACCCGCCCGGACGCCTCGCGCGTGCTGCTGGCCCTGGAGGGCTCGCGCGGCACCGTGGGCGTGCGCGGCCGCGTCCGCGAACCCGCCCTCTTCCGGGATGCGCTGGCCGCCACCCTGGGCATCCTCGCCAGCGACCTGCGCTACCGGGGCCGGGACCGCACGGCGTACCTGGCCTACCTGATGAAGCAGGGCAAGCGCGCCACCGCGCAGATCTGGGAGGCCCAGAAGGCCTTCCTGGACGCCTCGCTGCAAACCGAGGAGCAGAAGGACACGGTGTTGGATCCGGTCCTCACGGTGGACCCGGACCAGGTGTCCCTGGAGGTGTTCTCCCGCGACGAGAGCGCCTATGCGCGCCTGGCCTTCGACAGCGCCCTGTTCGAGGGCCGCGAGGCCGCGCACGGCTCCACCTTCCTGGATGTGCCCAAGGACCTGATGGCCAAGGTGGACCGGCTGCGCACCTACGTGCCGCTGTCCCTGGAGGCACACGTGGCACTGCCCGCCCAGGAGGCCCGGGCACCCCGGAACGTGGAGGTGCCCCACGCGTGGCTGCGCGGCTTCCTCCAGGTGCAGTCCGCGGCCACGCTCCCGGCGAGCACGTGCACGCTGGCGCCCATCGATCTGTACAACCTGCTGTTCGCGCTGCGCACCCGGAAGGCCAAGGCCGCCCCCCGCGCGCTGCGCTTCGAGCTCGTCCCGGGCGCCCCGCCCCGGCTGATCCTCGAGCCGTGGGAGCTGGTGCTGGAGTGCCACGCCTCGGTGTACACGGGCACGGTGCCCGCGGTGGTGCGCACCTTCGGCCGGCAGCGGCTCGTCGCCCTGGCCCGGCTGCTGCCCCACGCGAAGAGCGTGCGGGTGCGGCTCCTGGGCCCGGGCCTGCCGGTGTTCTGGGCGGTGGACCTGGGCGAGGCCTCGCTGACGATGGCCCTCACCGGGTGGACGGAGAGCGGCTGGTCCAGCGCCGCCGCCTTCGATGTGCTGATGCCGCGCGCGGTGCCAGAGGGGCTCCCGGAGCGGCTGCGCCAGCGGCTGCGCACCGAGGGCCCCCTGCCCTTCGAGAAGCTCGCGGCGGAGGCCGGGGCCCCGAAGGACGCGGTGCGCGCGGCGTTGCAGCTCGAATGCCTCCGGGGACGCATCCTCTATGACATCGCCCAGGAGACGTACCGGCCGCGCGAGCTGATGCCCGCCCCGGTGGACGAGGCGGCGCTGCGCTACGGCAATGAGCGCGAGGCCCGGGCGCACCGGCTGCTCGGCGACGACGGGCCCGGCGCGGGCGAGGTGAAGCTGACGAAGGTGCACGAGGTGGTGGGCGAGGGCACCCGCATCCACGGCGAGGTGGTGGACCGGGAGGCCGTCCGCAGCTTCTTCCCCTCCTTCACCTTGGACCTGGAGGGCCGCGTGCGGGAGGCGAGCTGCGGCTGCCCCCACTTCCGGCGCTCGGGGCTGCGCGAGGGCCCGTGCGAGCACATGATGGCGCTGCGGCTCGTCCAGGTCCGGCACCGCGCCGAGCAGGAAGCACTGCGTCAGACCCCCGCGGGCCGCCAGCTCATCCGCGCGGAGACGCGCTCCTACGTGCGGCGCGAGCCCTCCGGCCAGGAGCAGGTGTACCGCGTCTCATTGGATGGGAAAGTGGTGGCGGTGGAGTGGGGCCCCCGCCAGGGGGAGTCCCGCCGGCAGAAGCTCTGGTTCGACACGGACGCCGAGGCGCGCACCGCCTACTTCACGCGCCTGGAGTCCTTGGCCGCGGAGGGATATATCGATGCGGCTGCTTCAATGATGTAG